The uncultured Ilyobacter sp. genome has a segment encoding these proteins:
- a CDS encoding nucleobase:cation symporter-2 family protein, translating to MGNRSPYHLDGVPPLKVAFPLGLQHILAMFVSNITPIIIVSGVLGLPQEQKTFLIQCTMLVAGLNTMIQAYSLGPIGARLPVVVGTSFAFVPVAISIGTKYGFEAVLGAALVGGIFEAFLGSVIGKIRKFFPPIVTGVVVLSIGLSLLPVGIKYFAGGVGAADFGSPVNMTIGMIVLLTVIFFKQFTKGITSTASVVIGTIVGFVVAALFGKVDLGAVSQANFFVVPKPFTYGFAFHLDAILAMVLMFVVSAVETVGDMSGVTMGGAGRETTDRELSGGIMADGFGSALASAFSILPTTSFSQNTGLVAMTGIMSRHVVAVGASLLVMGAFIPKIGALFTIIPPSVIGGSLVMIFAMISISGINLITKDKLQGRNSVIIAVSLGLGFGLGSVPEALAHFPQTIQLIFGGSGIVVSGAIALILNIVLPQDEVEEKETETKLKNA from the coding sequence ATGGGAAACAGATCACCTTATCACTTGGACGGAGTACCACCGCTAAAAGTAGCATTTCCTTTGGGACTTCAGCACATTTTAGCAATGTTTGTCAGCAATATTACACCAATCATTATTGTATCTGGGGTTTTAGGTCTTCCTCAGGAACAAAAGACATTCCTTATTCAGTGTACTATGCTGGTAGCAGGATTAAATACCATGATTCAGGCTTACAGCCTTGGTCCTATAGGAGCTAGACTTCCAGTTGTAGTCGGTACCAGTTTTGCCTTTGTGCCAGTTGCCATATCTATCGGGACTAAATATGGATTTGAAGCAGTTCTAGGAGCAGCCCTTGTAGGGGGTATATTTGAAGCTTTTCTCGGATCAGTTATCGGTAAAATAAGAAAATTTTTTCCGCCTATTGTTACAGGTGTGGTTGTTCTTTCTATAGGTTTATCCCTTCTTCCAGTTGGGATCAAATATTTTGCAGGTGGAGTAGGGGCAGCAGACTTCGGATCTCCAGTTAATATGACAATAGGAATGATAGTTCTTCTCACTGTAATTTTCTTCAAGCAGTTTACTAAGGGAATAACAAGCACGGCATCAGTTGTTATAGGAACTATTGTAGGGTTTGTTGTTGCAGCTCTTTTTGGAAAGGTGGACCTAGGGGCAGTCTCTCAGGCGAACTTTTTCGTAGTTCCGAAGCCTTTTACCTACGGATTTGCTTTTCATCTTGATGCAATATTGGCTATGGTTCTAATGTTTGTAGTTTCAGCGGTTGAGACTGTAGGAGATATGTCAGGGGTAACTATGGGTGGTGCAGGAAGGGAAACCACAGATAGAGAGCTTTCTGGAGGAATTATGGCAGACGGTTTTGGTAGTGCCCTAGCTTCTGCATTTAGTATTCTTCCCACAACATCTTTCAGCCAAAATACAGGTCTTGTGGCTATGACTGGAATAATGAGCAGACACGTAGTTGCGGTAGGAGCATCTTTACTTGTTATGGGAGCTTTTATTCCAAAAATCGGTGCACTGTTCACCATCATTCCTCCTAGTGTTATAGGTGGAAGTTTGGTTATGATATTTGCAATGATATCAATAAGCGGGATCAATCTTATAACAAAGGATAAGCTTCAAGGGAGAAACAGTGTAATAATAGCTGTTTCGTTAGGACTTGGATTCGGACTTGGAAGTGTACCAGAAGCACTTGCTCACTTTCCACAGACGATTCAGCTTATATTTGGTGGATCAGGAATAGTGGTATCTGGAGCTATTGCTTTGATACTAAATATAGTTTTACCTCAAGATGAAGTTGAGGAAAAGGAAACTGAAACAAAATTGAAAAATGCATAG
- a CDS encoding PLP-dependent aminotransferase family protein: MFDFKVEKKTGNKLYIQVFEGIKKMIEDGKFERDQKLLTIRAASSALSINSSTIVKAYDMLEKEGYLYKIVGSGCYVTAEKLPEKFHFEEEGDHGINYSQLDLGEVINFASATPSSELFPLKDFKDAINFVLERDGGEVFSYQDPKGYGPLREEISRYLNKKEIKTDNIQIVSGSQQAIDIIGKMLIKPGDKIIVEGPTYAGAVSSFKKAGAHIMTIPLEKDGMDMKKLKFTLEKERDVKFIYTMMNYHNPTGICWSRRKKEKLLKIASKNNIFIVEDDCMSEIYYGDYNPLSLKSIDEKERVIYIKSFSKIFMPGLRLAFMALPKELIEMAVSVKYMADISSSGLNQRAFHHYMKQGCIYSHLESIRKIFAQRYTYMKEEIEKIPQLKIVYEAEGGLFFWIKIPEWMDSEKFYNLALKRGVSFLPGRVFYQKNDLSPYLRISFAGVDENEIKTGMRYFREAFEEYLGKRGRKLPLL; this comes from the coding sequence TTGTTTGATTTTAAAGTTGAAAAAAAAACAGGAAATAAACTTTATATACAGGTTTTTGAAGGAATAAAGAAGATGATCGAAGATGGAAAATTTGAAAGAGACCAGAAGCTTCTTACAATAAGGGCGGCATCTTCAGCCTTGTCTATTAATTCCTCTACAATTGTAAAGGCCTATGACATGCTTGAAAAGGAGGGGTATCTATACAAAATAGTTGGGAGTGGATGTTATGTAACAGCAGAAAAACTTCCTGAAAAATTTCATTTTGAAGAAGAGGGAGACCATGGGATAAATTATAGTCAGCTGGATTTGGGGGAAGTTATAAATTTTGCAAGTGCCACCCCGTCTTCAGAACTTTTTCCTCTAAAGGATTTTAAAGATGCCATAAACTTTGTTTTAGAAAGAGACGGGGGTGAGGTATTTTCCTATCAGGATCCAAAGGGTTACGGACCTCTTCGGGAAGAGATATCAAGATATCTGAATAAAAAAGAAATAAAGACCGATAATATACAGATAGTATCAGGTTCTCAACAAGCCATAGATATAATAGGAAAAATGCTTATAAAACCTGGAGATAAAATAATAGTTGAAGGACCTACATATGCAGGGGCGGTGTCCTCTTTTAAAAAGGCAGGGGCACATATAATGACAATACCATTAGAAAAAGATGGTATGGATATGAAAAAGTTAAAATTCACCCTTGAAAAAGAAAGGGATGTAAAATTTATCTATACCATGATGAATTATCACAATCCCACAGGTATATGCTGGAGTCGTAGGAAAAAAGAAAAGCTTCTTAAAATAGCGTCAAAAAATAATATTTTTATTGTGGAGGATGACTGTATGTCTGAGATATATTACGGAGATTATAATCCTTTGAGTCTAAAGAGCATAGATGAAAAAGAAAGAGTAATCTACATAAAGAGTTTTTCAAAAATTTTCATGCCAGGTCTGAGGCTTGCCTTTATGGCACTTCCAAAAGAACTTATAGAGATGGCCGTTTCTGTAAAATATATGGCTGATATATCCAGCTCAGGTCTGAATCAGAGGGCTTTTCACCACTATATGAAACAGGGGTGCATTTATAGCCATCTAGAATCAATCAGAAAAATTTTTGCCCAAAGATACACTTATATGAAAGAAGAGATTGAAAAGATACCTCAGCTTAAGATAGTTTATGAGGCCGAAGGAGGACTTTTTTTCTGGATAAAGATACCAGAGTGGATGGACAGTGAAAAATTTTATAACCTTGCCCTTAAAAGAGGTGTGTCCTTTTTGCCTGGAAGGGTGTTTTATCAGAAGAATGATCTGAGTCCCTATCTAAGGATTAGTTTTGCAGGAGTAGATGAGAATGAGATAAAAACCGGTATGAGGTATTTCAGAGAGGCATTTGAAGAGTATCTTGGGAAGAGAGGACGAAAACTACCTCTGTTATAA
- a CDS encoding molybdopterin-binding protein: MKKIKTVNAIGHIISHDITEIVPGKFKGRAFKKGHIIREKDVEKLLTLGKDHIYIFELGKDELHENDAAVTLGEIGCGKNVYLSEEIKEGKINFYASRDGLLKVDKEKLFELNMLGEISFATLPENIPVKKGDIIGGARVIPLVIDKKKMENAKKLTADKIINVKEFQRMKVGIVTTGSEVYNNRITDKFGPVVREKLTEYNCEVTSQIIVPDEIEKIKEAIKIHLEDAVDMIICTGGMSVDPDDLTPGSIIEMGGELVSYGSPVLPGSMFLLSYLENTFIMGLPGCVMYSKRTVFDLILPRVLAGEKIKKGDIMRYGSGGLCQNCNECRYPNCSFGK, from the coding sequence GTGAAAAAGATAAAAACAGTAAATGCCATTGGACATATTATTTCCCATGATATAACAGAGATAGTTCCTGGGAAGTTTAAGGGTAGAGCATTTAAAAAAGGGCATATAATAAGGGAAAAAGATGTGGAAAAACTTCTGACTCTGGGAAAAGATCATATATATATATTTGAACTTGGAAAAGATGAACTTCATGAAAATGATGCTGCGGTAACTTTAGGTGAAATAGGATGCGGAAAAAATGTTTATTTGAGTGAGGAGATAAAAGAGGGGAAAATAAATTTTTATGCTTCAAGGGACGGTCTTCTCAAGGTTGATAAGGAAAAACTATTTGAACTTAATATGTTAGGAGAGATATCCTTTGCCACCTTACCTGAAAATATACCAGTTAAAAAGGGAGATATAATAGGCGGGGCGAGGGTTATCCCCCTAGTAATAGATAAAAAAAAGATGGAAAATGCTAAAAAGTTAACAGCAGATAAAATAATAAATGTAAAAGAGTTTCAAAGGATGAAGGTAGGGATAGTTACCACAGGAAGTGAAGTTTACAACAACAGAATAACGGATAAATTTGGACCGGTAGTTAGGGAAAAACTAACAGAATATAATTGTGAAGTAACTTCTCAGATAATAGTACCTGACGAAATAGAAAAGATAAAAGAGGCAATAAAAATCCACCTAGAAGATGCAGTAGATATGATAATATGCACAGGGGGAATGTCTGTAGATCCTGATGACCTCACTCCTGGTTCTATTATAGAGATGGGAGGAGAACTTGTAAGCTATGGATCCCCAGTACTTCCTGGCTCTATGTTTCTTTTGTCTTATTTGGAAAACACGTTTATAATGGGACTTCCTGGATGTGTAATGTATAGTAAAAGAACTGTATTTGATTTGATACTCCCTAGAGTTCTTGCAGGAGAAAAAATTAAAAAAGGGGATATAATGAGGTACGGCAGCGGAGGCCTCTGCCAAAACTGCAATGAGTGCAGATATCCTAACTGTTCCTTTGGAAAATAA
- a CDS encoding 2-oxoacid:ferredoxin oxidoreductase subunit beta, whose amino-acid sequence MDTCKNKSYYREDKLPHIWCPGCAHGIVMHALVNAIENIGLNKDDVCVVSGIGCSSRAPGYLDFNTLHTTHGRALAFATGIKMAKPGMKVIALGGDGDFTAIGGNHLIHAARRNIDIAAIIFNNNIYGMTGGQFSPTTPIGDYATTTPTGNIDPNFDIVKLVEGAGASYVARGTAYHFDALVKLFENAINHKGFSLVEAVSTCPTSYGRKNKGFKGNPAAMLKYMRDNSVPVAAVAKLPKEKVEGKLVIGEFKNEQKPEYTEEYQKIIDKVRGV is encoded by the coding sequence ATGGATACTTGTAAAAATAAAAGCTATTATAGAGAAGATAAATTACCTCACATCTGGTGCCCTGGATGTGCCCACGGTATAGTAATGCACGCACTGGTTAATGCCATAGAAAATATAGGTCTAAACAAAGACGACGTGTGTGTGGTATCTGGTATAGGATGTTCATCTAGAGCTCCTGGATATTTAGATTTCAACACTTTACATACCACTCACGGAAGAGCCCTTGCTTTTGCTACAGGGATAAAAATGGCAAAACCTGGTATGAAAGTAATCGCACTAGGGGGAGACGGCGACTTCACTGCAATCGGAGGTAACCATCTAATCCATGCTGCAAGAAGAAACATCGACATCGCGGCAATTATTTTTAATAACAACATATACGGAATGACAGGGGGGCAATTCTCTCCTACAACTCCTATTGGTGATTATGCTACTACAACTCCTACTGGAAACATCGATCCGAACTTTGATATAGTTAAGCTTGTAGAAGGTGCAGGTGCTAGTTATGTAGCAAGAGGTACTGCATACCACTTTGACGCTCTTGTAAAATTATTTGAAAATGCCATCAACCACAAAGGATTCTCTCTGGTAGAGGCTGTAAGTACTTGTCCTACAAGTTACGGAAGAAAAAACAAAGGATTCAAGGGGAACCCTGCCGCCATGCTTAAGTATATGAGAGACAACAGCGTTCCTGTGGCTGCTGTTGCAAAACTTCCAAAGGAAAAAGTAGAAGGAAAGCTTGTTATCGGGGAATTCAAAAACGAGCAGAAACCTGAGTACACAGAAGAATATCAAAAAATCATAGATAAAGTAAGAGGGGTGTAG
- a CDS encoding 2-oxoacid:acceptor oxidoreductase subunit alpha has protein sequence MSKIKFMQGNEACVEGAIAAGMKFFAGYPITPSTEIMEKSAEMLPRVEGKFIQMEDEIAGIAAAIGGSIAGSKSMTATSGPGFSLKMENLGYAVIAEIPLVVVNVQRSGPSTGLPTSPSQGDMMQAKWGTHGDHPVIALSPSTVQECYTLTGRAFNLAEKYRMPVLFMLDEVVGHMREKVVLDPTLIEEIVDRAKPAKDDASYLPYGVSGDELVPKMSPFGEGHRYHITGLVHDETGFPTNSTKVADKLMTRLMNKVEKNKDDIIQYEEYMMEDAEYVIFSYGSTARSSKQAVMDLREKGIKAGLFRAITIWPFPEERIRELAQKSKGILVAEMNLGQMVLEVERIANGSCPVKLMGKGNGEFISPAEIVEKFGEVM, from the coding sequence ATGAGCAAAATTAAGTTTATGCAAGGAAACGAAGCTTGTGTTGAGGGTGCCATCGCTGCAGGGATGAAATTTTTTGCAGGGTATCCTATCACACCATCAACTGAGATCATGGAAAAGTCTGCTGAAATGCTTCCTAGAGTTGAGGGGAAATTTATTCAGATGGAAGATGAGATCGCCGGTATCGCTGCTGCAATCGGTGGATCAATTGCAGGATCAAAGTCTATGACTGCAACAAGCGGACCTGGATTCTCACTTAAAATGGAAAACCTAGGATATGCAGTAATCGCTGAGATTCCTTTAGTTGTTGTAAATGTACAAAGAAGCGGACCAAGTACGGGTCTTCCTACATCTCCATCTCAGGGAGATATGATGCAGGCTAAATGGGGAACTCACGGTGACCATCCTGTAATTGCTCTTTCACCATCTACAGTACAAGAGTGCTATACTCTCACAGGGAGGGCTTTCAACCTGGCTGAAAAATACAGAATGCCTGTTCTTTTCATGCTAGATGAGGTTGTTGGACATATGAGAGAAAAAGTAGTTTTAGATCCAACTCTTATTGAGGAAATAGTAGACAGAGCAAAGCCTGCAAAAGACGATGCTTCTTACCTTCCTTATGGAGTATCAGGAGATGAGCTTGTTCCTAAAATGTCTCCTTTCGGAGAGGGACACAGATACCATATCACCGGTCTTGTACACGATGAGACAGGCTTCCCTACAAACAGTACAAAAGTTGCAGATAAGTTAATGACAAGATTAATGAATAAAGTTGAAAAAAATAAAGATGATATTATTCAGTATGAAGAATACATGATGGAAGATGCTGAATATGTTATATTCTCTTATGGAAGTACAGCCAGATCTTCAAAGCAGGCAGTTATGGATCTTAGAGAAAAAGGGATAAAAGCGGGATTATTCAGAGCCATTACAATCTGGCCTTTCCCTGAGGAAAGAATCAGAGAATTAGCTCAAAAGTCAAAGGGAATTCTTGTGGCTGAGATGAATCTAGGACAAATGGTTCTTGAGGTTGAGCGTATTGCCAACGGAAGTTGTCCTGTAAAACTAATGGGTAAAGGTAACGGAGAGTTCATAAGCCCTGCAGAAATAGTTGAAAAATTTGGGGAGGTAATGTAA
- a CDS encoding 4Fe-4S binding protein has product MEEKVLVVKKGLCKGCEICVEFCPKDVLEMKDGKVNVKNISACIQCNMCGKLCPDYAIGIRRNG; this is encoded by the coding sequence ATGGAAGAAAAAGTACTTGTTGTAAAAAAAGGGTTGTGTAAGGGCTGTGAAATCTGTGTTGAATTCTGTCCAAAGGATGTTTTGGAAATGAAGGATGGAAAAGTCAATGTTAAAAATATCAGCGCATGCATACAGTGTAATATGTGTGGTAAACTATGTCCTGATTATGCTATCGGTATTAGGAGGAATGGATAA
- a CDS encoding XdhC/CoxI family protein codes for MEGRLMTEIARRIERGEKAALVTLIEVEGSSPGKSGSLMGVFEDGSIVGTIGGGNLEYQVVNSALEAIGEGKNRKFDFELIEDGELHMKCGGRVKGYVKVFEKRKKLIIVGGGHLGNELYKLGKFLNMYTVIIDDREEYANRKRFPQADELLWGDIGKILEEYSLDDGSYVVIVTRGHASDKVALKAVLEKELAYIGMIGSRKKITDTYKELVNEGISIKKLEKIYSPIGLDISSGEPNEIALGIMAEILKIKNQGSGRHMLEVKKVKIQGESL; via the coding sequence ATGGAAGGCAGGTTAATGACAGAAATTGCTAGAAGAATAGAAAGAGGTGAAAAGGCGGCTCTTGTGACATTAATAGAGGTAGAGGGATCTAGTCCAGGGAAGTCAGGCTCTCTAATGGGAGTATTTGAGGACGGAAGTATAGTGGGAACCATAGGTGGCGGAAACTTGGAGTATCAGGTTGTAAACTCTGCACTAGAAGCTATAGGGGAAGGTAAAAATAGAAAATTTGATTTTGAACTAATAGAAGATGGGGAACTTCATATGAAATGTGGAGGAAGAGTAAAAGGATATGTAAAAGTTTTTGAAAAAAGGAAGAAGCTTATAATAGTAGGTGGCGGACACCTGGGGAATGAGCTTTATAAGTTGGGGAAATTTTTAAATATGTATACGGTCATAATAGATGATAGAGAAGAGTATGCAAATAGAAAAAGATTTCCTCAGGCAGATGAACTATTGTGGGGAGATATAGGGAAAATTTTAGAAGAATACTCTTTAGATGATGGATCTTATGTGGTGATTGTAACCAGGGGACACGCCTCGGACAAGGTGGCACTTAAGGCAGTCCTTGAGAAGGAATTGGCATATATAGGCATGATAGGAAGCCGTAAAAAAATAACTGACACTTATAAAGAACTTGTAAATGAAGGTATAAGCATAAAAAAACTTGAAAAGATCTATTCGCCTATAGGTCTTGACATTTCAAGTGGAGAGCCCAATGAAATAGCATTGGGAATAATGGCTGAAATCTTAAAGATAAAAAATCAAGGAAGCGGCAGACATATGCTTGAAGTGAAAAAAGTAAAAATACAGGGAGAAAGTTTGTGA
- the pdxS gene encoding pyridoxal 5'-phosphate synthase lyase subunit PdxS has translation MENKRYELNKNLAQMLKGGVIMDVINAEQAKIAEEAGACAVMALERVPADIRAAGGVSRMSDPKMIKEIQAAVSIPVMAKVRIGHFVEAQILEAIEVDYIDESEVLTPADDKLHIDKSKFQVPFVCGAKNLGEALRRIAEGASMIRTKGEPGTGDVVEAVKHMRAMNSEIARISSLSSDEIYNAAKELGAPLDLVRNIHENGKLPVVNFAAGGVATPADAALMMQLGCDGVFVGSGIFKSGDPKKRAAAIVKAVTNYNDPKILAEISEDLGEAMVGIGIHSLREEEKMSERGW, from the coding sequence ATGGAAAACAAAAGATATGAATTAAACAAAAATCTTGCTCAGATGCTTAAGGGTGGAGTAATTATGGATGTCATAAATGCTGAGCAGGCCAAAATAGCAGAAGAGGCAGGGGCATGTGCAGTAATGGCCCTTGAAAGAGTCCCGGCAGATATAAGGGCGGCTGGGGGAGTCTCCCGTATGTCAGATCCAAAAATGATAAAAGAGATACAGGCTGCAGTTTCTATACCTGTCATGGCAAAGGTAAGGATAGGGCACTTTGTAGAAGCACAGATTTTAGAGGCTATAGAGGTGGATTACATCGATGAGAGTGAGGTGCTCACCCCTGCAGACGACAAACTGCACATAGATAAATCAAAGTTTCAAGTACCTTTTGTTTGCGGAGCAAAAAACCTGGGAGAGGCTCTGAGAAGAATCGCAGAGGGTGCTTCTATGATAAGAACGAAAGGTGAGCCAGGTACAGGAGATGTAGTGGAAGCTGTAAAACATATGAGAGCCATGAACTCTGAAATAGCAAGAATAAGCTCATTGAGTAGTGATGAAATATACAATGCTGCTAAAGAACTAGGGGCTCCTTTAGACCTTGTGAGAAATATCCACGAAAACGGAAAACTTCCTGTGGTAAACTTTGCAGCCGGTGGAGTAGCAACTCCTGCAGATGCTGCTCTTATGATGCAGCTTGGATGTGATGGAGTATTTGTAGGGTCAGGAATATTCAAGTCTGGAGACCCAAAAAAAAGAGCTGCTGCAATAGTAAAAGCAGTGACAAACTACAATGATCCAAAAATACTGGCAGAAATTTCTGAAGACCTTGGGGAAGCTATGGTAGGAATAGGTATACACTCACTGAGAGAAGAGGAAAAAATGTCTGAAAGAGGGTGGTAA
- a CDS encoding 2-oxoacid:acceptor oxidoreductase family protein translates to MAKEIRLSGSGGQGLILAGIILAEAALKQGKVAVQSQSYGPEARGGASKSEVIISDTEILYPKVNQADIFLSLTQKSFDTYGSGNKENCSIVIDSSVKTPEGLNVIKLPILETAKEKVGNSIVANIVSLGAIQAATNIVDRDILEEAILGRVPTHVKELNKKAFQAGIDLVKNA, encoded by the coding sequence ATGGCAAAGGAAATCAGATTAAGCGGTTCAGGTGGACAGGGTCTTATTTTGGCAGGTATCATCCTTGCAGAAGCTGCCTTAAAACAGGGTAAAGTAGCTGTTCAGTCACAATCTTACGGTCCTGAAGCAAGAGGAGGAGCAAGTAAGTCTGAGGTTATCATAAGTGATACTGAGATTCTTTACCCAAAGGTAAATCAGGCTGATATCTTTCTTTCACTGACTCAGAAATCTTTTGATACATACGGAAGCGGAAACAAAGAAAACTGTAGCATTGTAATAGATTCAAGTGTTAAGACTCCAGAAGGTTTAAACGTAATTAAACTTCCTATTCTTGAGACGGCTAAGGAAAAAGTAGGAAACTCGATAGTTGCAAACATCGTATCTCTCGGGGCTATACAGGCAGCTACAAACATTGTAGATAGAGATATTCTAGAAGAGGCTATCCTCGGAAGAGTTCCTACCCATGTAAAAGAGCTAAACAAGAAGGCATTCCAGGCTGGTATTGATTTAGTTAAAAATGCATAA